In a single window of the Mesoplodon densirostris isolate mMesDen1 chromosome 16, mMesDen1 primary haplotype, whole genome shotgun sequence genome:
- the MGRN1 gene encoding E3 ubiquitin-protein ligase MGRN1 isoform X4, protein MATETGNYFASHFFMGGEKFDTPHPEGYLFGENMDLNFLGNRPVQFPYVTPAPHEPVKTLRSLVNIRKDSLRLVRYKDGADSPTEDGEKPRVLYSLEFTFDADARVAITIYCQAVEEFLNGTAAYTPKSPALQSETVHYKRGVSQQFSLPSFKIDFSEWKDDELNFDLDRGMFPVVIQAVVDEGDGVEVTGHAHVLLAAFEKHVDGSFSVKPLKQKQIVDRVSYLLQEIYGIENKNNQETKPSDEENSDNSNECVVCLSDLRDTLILPCRHLCLCNSCADTLRYQASNCPICRLPFRALLQIRAVRKKPGALSPISFSPVLAQSMDHDEHSCPFKKSKSHPASLASKKPKRETSSDSIPPGYEPISLLEALNGLRAASPAIPSAPLYEEITYSGVSDGLSQANCPLAGIDRIMESSLQKGKLRSRSPDSTLRSPSSPINEEDDSEAPPPPSGAGVALSSSPESFITEEVDETSSLKQGSRVPSIENVLQDGSPEPCSRGQPSAVADIYLPGWSTSMETPRSLHAAGPPRPPLGGPGPDPGAAELTPL, encoded by the exons GAAACTACTTTGCCTCACACTTTTTCATGGGAGGTGAGAAATTCGACACCCCCCACCCTGAAGGTTACCTCTTTGGAGAGAACATGGATCTGAACTTCCTGGGCAATCGCCCGGTCCAG TTTCCTTAcgtcacccctgccccccatgagCCCGTGAAGACACTGAGGAGCCTGGTGAACATCCGCAAAGACTCCCTCCGGCTCGTGAG GTACAAGGACGGTGCTGACAGCCCCACTGAGGACGGTGAGAAGCCCCGAGTCCTCTACAGCCTGGAGTTCACCTTCGATGCCGACGCCCGGGTGGCCATCACCATCTACTGCCAGGCAGTGGAGGAGTTCCTGAATGGGACGGCTGC GTACACCCCCAAGAGCCCGGCCCTGCAGTCCGAGACCGTCCACTACAAGCGAGGGGTGAGCCAGCAGTTCTCCCTGCCCTCCTTCAAGATCGACTTCTCGGAGTGGAAGGATGATGAG CTGAACTTTGACCTGGACCGGGGCATGTTTCCAGTGGTCATCCAGGCCGTGGTGGATGAGGGGGATG GTGTGGAAGTGACCGGCCACGCCCACGTGCTCTTGGCCGCCTTTGAGAAG CACGTCGATGGCAGCTTCTCTGTGAAGCCTTTAAAGCAGAAGCAAATC GTGGACCGGGTCAGCTATCTGCTGCAGGAGATCTACGGCATTGAGAACAAGAACAACCAAGAGACGAAG CCCTCAGACGAGGAGAACAGCGACAACAGCAACGAGTGTGTGGTGTGCCTGTCGGACCTGCGGGACACGCTGATCCTGCCCTGCCGCCACCTGTGCCTCTGCAACTCGTGCGCCGACACGCTGCGCTACCAGGCCAGCAACTGCCCCATCTGCCGGCTGC CTTTCCGGGCCCTTCTGCAGATCCGGGCAGTGAGGAAGAAGCCAGGAGCCCTGTCCCCCATCTCCTTCAGCCCCGTTTTGGCCCAGAGCATGGACCACGATGAGCATTCT TGTccctttaaaaaatcaaagtcgCACCCTGCCTCACTGGCCAGCAAGAAACCTAAAAGGGAAACA AGCTCCGACAGCATCCCGCCTGGCTACGAGCCCATCTCCCTGCTCGAGGCGCTCAACGGCCTTCGGGCCGCCTCCCCAGCCATCCCCTCGGCCCCGCTTTATGAAGAGATCACCTATTCGGGCGTCTCAGACGGCCTGTCCCAGGCGAATTGTCCACTTGCTGGGATCGATCGGATCATGGAAAGCAGCCTCCAGAAGGGCAAGCTGAGGAGCAGATCCCCCGACAG CACCCTGCGGTCCCCATCGTCCCCCATCAATGAAGAGGATGACTcggaggccccgcccccgccgagCGGGGCAGGGGTGGCGCTGAGCAGCTCCCCCGAG AGCTTCATAACAGAGGAGGTTGACGAGACTTCATCACTAAAGCAAG GGAGCCGAGTGCCGTCTATCGAGAACGTCCTGCAGGACGGCAGCCCCGAGCCCTGCAGCCGAGGCCAGCCCAGCGCAGTTGCAGACATCTACCTGCCAG GATGGTCCACCTCCATGGAGACACCccgcagcctccacgccgccggGCCCCCCCGGCCTCCACTTGGTGGCCCCGGTCCTGACCCCGGGGCCGCTGAGCTGACCCCACTCTGA
- the NUDT16L1 gene encoding tudor-interacting repair regulator protein isoform X1 — protein sequence MSAAAVPELKQISRVEAMRLGPGWSHSCHAMLYAANPGQLFGRIPMRFSVLMQMRFDGLLGFPGGFVDRRFWSLEDGLNRVLGLGLGCLRLTEADYLSSHLTEGPHRVVAHLYARQLTLEQLHAVEISAVHSRDHGLEVLGLVRVPLYTQKDRVGGFPNFLSNAFISTAKYQLLFALKVLNMMPEEKLAEALAAATEKQKKALEKLLPSSS from the exons ATGTCGGCCGCGGCGGTTCCGGAGCTGAAGCAGATCAGCCGGGTGGAGGCGATGCGTTTGGGGCCGGGCTGGAGCCACTCGTGCCACGCCATGCTGTACGCCGCAAACCCAGGGCAACTCTTCGGCCGCATCCCCATGCGCTTCTCGGTGCTG ATGCAGATGCGCTTCGACGGGCTGCTGGGCTTCCCCGGGGGCTTCGTGGACCGGCGCTTCTGGTCGCTGGAGGACGGACTGAATCGggtgctgggcctgggcctgggctgcCTGCGCCTCACGGAGGCCGACTACTTGAGCTCGCACCTGACCGAGGGCCCGCACCGCGTCGTGGCGCACCTGTACGCGCGGCAGCTGACGCTGGAGCAGCTGCATGCTGTGGAGATCAGCGCGGTGCACTCGCGGGATCACGGCCTGGAG GTGCTGGGGCTCGTGCGCGTCCCACTGTACACCCAGAAAGACCGAGTCGGTGGCTTTCCCAACTTCCTGAGCAACGCTTTCATCAGCACAGCCAAGTACCAACTCCTCTTTGCCCTCAAGGTGCTCAACATGATGCCCGAGGAGAAACTGGCTGAAGCTTTGGCTGCGGCCACGGAAAAGCAGAAGAAGGCCCTAGAGAAGCTGCTCCCATCTTCCTCCTGA
- the MGRN1 gene encoding E3 ubiquitin-protein ligase MGRN1 isoform X1 produces MGSILSRRIAGVEDIDIQANSAYRYPPKSGNYFASHFFMGGEKFDTPHPEGYLFGENMDLNFLGNRPVQFPYVTPAPHEPVKTLRSLVNIRKDSLRLVRYKDGADSPTEDGEKPRVLYSLEFTFDADARVAITIYCQAVEEFLNGTAAYTPKSPALQSETVHYKRGVSQQFSLPSFKIDFSEWKDDELNFDLDRGMFPVVIQAVVDEGDGVEVTGHAHVLLAAFEKHVDGSFSVKPLKQKQIVDRVSYLLQEIYGIENKNNQETKPSDEENSDNSNECVVCLSDLRDTLILPCRHLCLCNSCADTLRYQASNCPICRLPFRALLQIRAVRKKPGALSPISFSPVLAQSMDHDEHSCPFKKSKSHPASLASKKPKRETSSDSIPPGYEPISLLEALNGLRAASPAIPSAPLYEEITYSGVSDGLSQANCPLAGIDRIMESSLQKGKLRSRSPDSTLRSPSSPINEEDDSEAPPPPSGAGVALSSSPESFITEEVDETSSLKQGSRVPSIENVLQDGSPEPCSRGQPSAVADIYLPGWSTSMETPRSLHAAGPPRPPLGGPGPDPGAAELTPL; encoded by the exons GAAACTACTTTGCCTCACACTTTTTCATGGGAGGTGAGAAATTCGACACCCCCCACCCTGAAGGTTACCTCTTTGGAGAGAACATGGATCTGAACTTCCTGGGCAATCGCCCGGTCCAG TTTCCTTAcgtcacccctgccccccatgagCCCGTGAAGACACTGAGGAGCCTGGTGAACATCCGCAAAGACTCCCTCCGGCTCGTGAG GTACAAGGACGGTGCTGACAGCCCCACTGAGGACGGTGAGAAGCCCCGAGTCCTCTACAGCCTGGAGTTCACCTTCGATGCCGACGCCCGGGTGGCCATCACCATCTACTGCCAGGCAGTGGAGGAGTTCCTGAATGGGACGGCTGC GTACACCCCCAAGAGCCCGGCCCTGCAGTCCGAGACCGTCCACTACAAGCGAGGGGTGAGCCAGCAGTTCTCCCTGCCCTCCTTCAAGATCGACTTCTCGGAGTGGAAGGATGATGAG CTGAACTTTGACCTGGACCGGGGCATGTTTCCAGTGGTCATCCAGGCCGTGGTGGATGAGGGGGATG GTGTGGAAGTGACCGGCCACGCCCACGTGCTCTTGGCCGCCTTTGAGAAG CACGTCGATGGCAGCTTCTCTGTGAAGCCTTTAAAGCAGAAGCAAATC GTGGACCGGGTCAGCTATCTGCTGCAGGAGATCTACGGCATTGAGAACAAGAACAACCAAGAGACGAAG CCCTCAGACGAGGAGAACAGCGACAACAGCAACGAGTGTGTGGTGTGCCTGTCGGACCTGCGGGACACGCTGATCCTGCCCTGCCGCCACCTGTGCCTCTGCAACTCGTGCGCCGACACGCTGCGCTACCAGGCCAGCAACTGCCCCATCTGCCGGCTGC CTTTCCGGGCCCTTCTGCAGATCCGGGCAGTGAGGAAGAAGCCAGGAGCCCTGTCCCCCATCTCCTTCAGCCCCGTTTTGGCCCAGAGCATGGACCACGATGAGCATTCT TGTccctttaaaaaatcaaagtcgCACCCTGCCTCACTGGCCAGCAAGAAACCTAAAAGGGAAACA AGCTCCGACAGCATCCCGCCTGGCTACGAGCCCATCTCCCTGCTCGAGGCGCTCAACGGCCTTCGGGCCGCCTCCCCAGCCATCCCCTCGGCCCCGCTTTATGAAGAGATCACCTATTCGGGCGTCTCAGACGGCCTGTCCCAGGCGAATTGTCCACTTGCTGGGATCGATCGGATCATGGAAAGCAGCCTCCAGAAGGGCAAGCTGAGGAGCAGATCCCCCGACAG CACCCTGCGGTCCCCATCGTCCCCCATCAATGAAGAGGATGACTcggaggccccgcccccgccgagCGGGGCAGGGGTGGCGCTGAGCAGCTCCCCCGAG AGCTTCATAACAGAGGAGGTTGACGAGACTTCATCACTAAAGCAAG GGAGCCGAGTGCCGTCTATCGAGAACGTCCTGCAGGACGGCAGCCCCGAGCCCTGCAGCCGAGGCCAGCCCAGCGCAGTTGCAGACATCTACCTGCCAG GATGGTCCACCTCCATGGAGACACCccgcagcctccacgccgccggGCCCCCCCGGCCTCCACTTGGTGGCCCCGGTCCTGACCCCGGGGCCGCTGAGCTGACCCCACTCTGA
- the MGRN1 gene encoding E3 ubiquitin-protein ligase MGRN1 isoform X5 has translation MGSILSRRIAGVEDIDIQANSAYRYPPKSGNYFASHFFMGGEKFDTPHPEGYLFGENMDLNFLGNRPVQFPYVTPAPHEPVKTLRSLVNIRKDSLRLVRYKDGADSPTEDGEKPRVLYSLEFTFDADARVAITIYCQAVEEFLNGTAAYTPKSPALQSETVHYKRGVSQQFSLPSFKIDFSEWKDDELNFDLDRGMFPVVIQAVVDEGDGVEVTGHAHVLLAAFEKHVDGSFSVKPLKQKQIVDRVSYLLQEIYGIENKNNQETKPSDEENSDNSNECVVCLSDLRDTLILPCRHLCLCNSCADTLRYQASNCPICRLPFRALLQIRAVRKKPGALSPISFSPVLAQSMDHDEHSSSDSIPPGYEPISLLEALNGLRAASPAIPSAPLYEEITYSGVSDGLSQANCPLAGIDRIMESSLQKGKLRSRSPDSTLRSPSSPINEEDDSEAPPPPSGAGVALSSSPESFITEEVDETSSLKQGSRVPSIENVLQDGSPEPCSRGQPSAVADIYLPALGPGSCSGGLEK, from the exons GAAACTACTTTGCCTCACACTTTTTCATGGGAGGTGAGAAATTCGACACCCCCCACCCTGAAGGTTACCTCTTTGGAGAGAACATGGATCTGAACTTCCTGGGCAATCGCCCGGTCCAG TTTCCTTAcgtcacccctgccccccatgagCCCGTGAAGACACTGAGGAGCCTGGTGAACATCCGCAAAGACTCCCTCCGGCTCGTGAG GTACAAGGACGGTGCTGACAGCCCCACTGAGGACGGTGAGAAGCCCCGAGTCCTCTACAGCCTGGAGTTCACCTTCGATGCCGACGCCCGGGTGGCCATCACCATCTACTGCCAGGCAGTGGAGGAGTTCCTGAATGGGACGGCTGC GTACACCCCCAAGAGCCCGGCCCTGCAGTCCGAGACCGTCCACTACAAGCGAGGGGTGAGCCAGCAGTTCTCCCTGCCCTCCTTCAAGATCGACTTCTCGGAGTGGAAGGATGATGAG CTGAACTTTGACCTGGACCGGGGCATGTTTCCAGTGGTCATCCAGGCCGTGGTGGATGAGGGGGATG GTGTGGAAGTGACCGGCCACGCCCACGTGCTCTTGGCCGCCTTTGAGAAG CACGTCGATGGCAGCTTCTCTGTGAAGCCTTTAAAGCAGAAGCAAATC GTGGACCGGGTCAGCTATCTGCTGCAGGAGATCTACGGCATTGAGAACAAGAACAACCAAGAGACGAAG CCCTCAGACGAGGAGAACAGCGACAACAGCAACGAGTGTGTGGTGTGCCTGTCGGACCTGCGGGACACGCTGATCCTGCCCTGCCGCCACCTGTGCCTCTGCAACTCGTGCGCCGACACGCTGCGCTACCAGGCCAGCAACTGCCCCATCTGCCGGCTGC CTTTCCGGGCCCTTCTGCAGATCCGGGCAGTGAGGAAGAAGCCAGGAGCCCTGTCCCCCATCTCCTTCAGCCCCGTTTTGGCCCAGAGCATGGACCACGATGAGCATTCT AGCTCCGACAGCATCCCGCCTGGCTACGAGCCCATCTCCCTGCTCGAGGCGCTCAACGGCCTTCGGGCCGCCTCCCCAGCCATCCCCTCGGCCCCGCTTTATGAAGAGATCACCTATTCGGGCGTCTCAGACGGCCTGTCCCAGGCGAATTGTCCACTTGCTGGGATCGATCGGATCATGGAAAGCAGCCTCCAGAAGGGCAAGCTGAGGAGCAGATCCCCCGACAG CACCCTGCGGTCCCCATCGTCCCCCATCAATGAAGAGGATGACTcggaggccccgcccccgccgagCGGGGCAGGGGTGGCGCTGAGCAGCTCCCCCGAG AGCTTCATAACAGAGGAGGTTGACGAGACTTCATCACTAAAGCAAG GGAGCCGAGTGCCGTCTATCGAGAACGTCCTGCAGGACGGCAGCCCCGAGCCCTGCAGCCGAGGCCAGCCCAGCGCAGTTGCAGACATCTACCTGCCAG CCCTGGGGCCTGGCTCCTGCTCCGGTGGTTTAGAGAAGTAA
- the MGRN1 gene encoding E3 ubiquitin-protein ligase MGRN1 isoform X2 — translation MGSILSRRIAGVEDIDIQANSAYRYPPKSGNYFASHFFMGGEKFDTPHPEGYLFGENMDLNFLGNRPVQFPYVTPAPHEPVKTLRSLVNIRKDSLRLVRYKDGADSPTEDGEKPRVLYSLEFTFDADARVAITIYCQAVEEFLNGTAAYTPKSPALQSETVHYKRGVSQQFSLPSFKIDFSEWKDDELNFDLDRGMFPVVIQAVVDEGDGVEVTGHAHVLLAAFEKHVDGSFSVKPLKQKQIVDRVSYLLQEIYGIENKNNQETKPSDEENSDNSNECVVCLSDLRDTLILPCRHLCLCNSCADTLRYQASNCPICRLPFRALLQIRAVRKKPGALSPISFSPVLAQSMDHDEHSSSDSIPPGYEPISLLEALNGLRAASPAIPSAPLYEEITYSGVSDGLSQANCPLAGIDRIMESSLQKGKLRSRSPDSTLRSPSSPINEEDDSEAPPPPSGAGVALSSSPESFITEEVDETSSLKQGSRVPSIENVLQDGSPEPCSRGQPSAVADIYLPGWSTSMETPRSLHAAGPPRPPLGGPGPDPGAAELTPL, via the exons GAAACTACTTTGCCTCACACTTTTTCATGGGAGGTGAGAAATTCGACACCCCCCACCCTGAAGGTTACCTCTTTGGAGAGAACATGGATCTGAACTTCCTGGGCAATCGCCCGGTCCAG TTTCCTTAcgtcacccctgccccccatgagCCCGTGAAGACACTGAGGAGCCTGGTGAACATCCGCAAAGACTCCCTCCGGCTCGTGAG GTACAAGGACGGTGCTGACAGCCCCACTGAGGACGGTGAGAAGCCCCGAGTCCTCTACAGCCTGGAGTTCACCTTCGATGCCGACGCCCGGGTGGCCATCACCATCTACTGCCAGGCAGTGGAGGAGTTCCTGAATGGGACGGCTGC GTACACCCCCAAGAGCCCGGCCCTGCAGTCCGAGACCGTCCACTACAAGCGAGGGGTGAGCCAGCAGTTCTCCCTGCCCTCCTTCAAGATCGACTTCTCGGAGTGGAAGGATGATGAG CTGAACTTTGACCTGGACCGGGGCATGTTTCCAGTGGTCATCCAGGCCGTGGTGGATGAGGGGGATG GTGTGGAAGTGACCGGCCACGCCCACGTGCTCTTGGCCGCCTTTGAGAAG CACGTCGATGGCAGCTTCTCTGTGAAGCCTTTAAAGCAGAAGCAAATC GTGGACCGGGTCAGCTATCTGCTGCAGGAGATCTACGGCATTGAGAACAAGAACAACCAAGAGACGAAG CCCTCAGACGAGGAGAACAGCGACAACAGCAACGAGTGTGTGGTGTGCCTGTCGGACCTGCGGGACACGCTGATCCTGCCCTGCCGCCACCTGTGCCTCTGCAACTCGTGCGCCGACACGCTGCGCTACCAGGCCAGCAACTGCCCCATCTGCCGGCTGC CTTTCCGGGCCCTTCTGCAGATCCGGGCAGTGAGGAAGAAGCCAGGAGCCCTGTCCCCCATCTCCTTCAGCCCCGTTTTGGCCCAGAGCATGGACCACGATGAGCATTCT AGCTCCGACAGCATCCCGCCTGGCTACGAGCCCATCTCCCTGCTCGAGGCGCTCAACGGCCTTCGGGCCGCCTCCCCAGCCATCCCCTCGGCCCCGCTTTATGAAGAGATCACCTATTCGGGCGTCTCAGACGGCCTGTCCCAGGCGAATTGTCCACTTGCTGGGATCGATCGGATCATGGAAAGCAGCCTCCAGAAGGGCAAGCTGAGGAGCAGATCCCCCGACAG CACCCTGCGGTCCCCATCGTCCCCCATCAATGAAGAGGATGACTcggaggccccgcccccgccgagCGGGGCAGGGGTGGCGCTGAGCAGCTCCCCCGAG AGCTTCATAACAGAGGAGGTTGACGAGACTTCATCACTAAAGCAAG GGAGCCGAGTGCCGTCTATCGAGAACGTCCTGCAGGACGGCAGCCCCGAGCCCTGCAGCCGAGGCCAGCCCAGCGCAGTTGCAGACATCTACCTGCCAG GATGGTCCACCTCCATGGAGACACCccgcagcctccacgccgccggGCCCCCCCGGCCTCCACTTGGTGGCCCCGGTCCTGACCCCGGGGCCGCTGAGCTGACCCCACTCTGA
- the MGRN1 gene encoding E3 ubiquitin-protein ligase MGRN1 isoform X3: MGSILSRRIAGVEDIDIQANSAYRYPPKSGNYFASHFFMGGEKFDTPHPEGYLFGENMDLNFLGNRPVQFPYVTPAPHEPVKTLRSLVNIRKDSLRLVRYKDGADSPTEDGEKPRVLYSLEFTFDADARVAITIYCQAVEEFLNGTAAYTPKSPALQSETVHYKRGVSQQFSLPSFKIDFSEWKDDELNFDLDRGMFPVVIQAVVDEGDGVEVTGHAHVLLAAFEKHVDGSFSVKPLKQKQIVDRVSYLLQEIYGIENKNNQETKPSDEENSDNSNECVVCLSDLRDTLILPCRHLCLCNSCADTLRYQASNCPICRLPFRALLQIRAVRKKPGALSPISFSPVLAQSMDHDEHSCPFKKSKSHPASLASKKPKRETSSDSIPPGYEPISLLEALNGLRAASPAIPSAPLYEEITYSGVSDGLSQANCPLAGIDRIMESSLQKGKLRSRSPDSTLRSPSSPINEEDDSEAPPPPSGAGVALSSSPESFITEEVDETSSLKQGSRVPSIENVLQDGSPEPCSRGQPSAVADIYLPALGPGSCSGGLEK; the protein is encoded by the exons GAAACTACTTTGCCTCACACTTTTTCATGGGAGGTGAGAAATTCGACACCCCCCACCCTGAAGGTTACCTCTTTGGAGAGAACATGGATCTGAACTTCCTGGGCAATCGCCCGGTCCAG TTTCCTTAcgtcacccctgccccccatgagCCCGTGAAGACACTGAGGAGCCTGGTGAACATCCGCAAAGACTCCCTCCGGCTCGTGAG GTACAAGGACGGTGCTGACAGCCCCACTGAGGACGGTGAGAAGCCCCGAGTCCTCTACAGCCTGGAGTTCACCTTCGATGCCGACGCCCGGGTGGCCATCACCATCTACTGCCAGGCAGTGGAGGAGTTCCTGAATGGGACGGCTGC GTACACCCCCAAGAGCCCGGCCCTGCAGTCCGAGACCGTCCACTACAAGCGAGGGGTGAGCCAGCAGTTCTCCCTGCCCTCCTTCAAGATCGACTTCTCGGAGTGGAAGGATGATGAG CTGAACTTTGACCTGGACCGGGGCATGTTTCCAGTGGTCATCCAGGCCGTGGTGGATGAGGGGGATG GTGTGGAAGTGACCGGCCACGCCCACGTGCTCTTGGCCGCCTTTGAGAAG CACGTCGATGGCAGCTTCTCTGTGAAGCCTTTAAAGCAGAAGCAAATC GTGGACCGGGTCAGCTATCTGCTGCAGGAGATCTACGGCATTGAGAACAAGAACAACCAAGAGACGAAG CCCTCAGACGAGGAGAACAGCGACAACAGCAACGAGTGTGTGGTGTGCCTGTCGGACCTGCGGGACACGCTGATCCTGCCCTGCCGCCACCTGTGCCTCTGCAACTCGTGCGCCGACACGCTGCGCTACCAGGCCAGCAACTGCCCCATCTGCCGGCTGC CTTTCCGGGCCCTTCTGCAGATCCGGGCAGTGAGGAAGAAGCCAGGAGCCCTGTCCCCCATCTCCTTCAGCCCCGTTTTGGCCCAGAGCATGGACCACGATGAGCATTCT TGTccctttaaaaaatcaaagtcgCACCCTGCCTCACTGGCCAGCAAGAAACCTAAAAGGGAAACA AGCTCCGACAGCATCCCGCCTGGCTACGAGCCCATCTCCCTGCTCGAGGCGCTCAACGGCCTTCGGGCCGCCTCCCCAGCCATCCCCTCGGCCCCGCTTTATGAAGAGATCACCTATTCGGGCGTCTCAGACGGCCTGTCCCAGGCGAATTGTCCACTTGCTGGGATCGATCGGATCATGGAAAGCAGCCTCCAGAAGGGCAAGCTGAGGAGCAGATCCCCCGACAG CACCCTGCGGTCCCCATCGTCCCCCATCAATGAAGAGGATGACTcggaggccccgcccccgccgagCGGGGCAGGGGTGGCGCTGAGCAGCTCCCCCGAG AGCTTCATAACAGAGGAGGTTGACGAGACTTCATCACTAAAGCAAG GGAGCCGAGTGCCGTCTATCGAGAACGTCCTGCAGGACGGCAGCCCCGAGCCCTGCAGCCGAGGCCAGCCCAGCGCAGTTGCAGACATCTACCTGCCAG CCCTGGGGCCTGGCTCCTGCTCCGGTGGTTTAGAGAAGTAA
- the NUDT16L1 gene encoding tudor-interacting repair regulator protein isoform X2, with amino-acid sequence MSAAAVPELKQISRVEAMRLGPGWSHSCHAMLYAANPGQLFGRIPMRFSVLMQMRFDGLLGFPGGFVDRRFWSLEDGLNRVLGLGLGCLRLTEADYLSSHLTEGPHRVVAHLYARQLTLEQLHAVEISAVHSRDHGLEVGAAARAPLPAPGFGSGPAEGTDGCWGSCASHCTPRKTESVAFPTS; translated from the exons ATGTCGGCCGCGGCGGTTCCGGAGCTGAAGCAGATCAGCCGGGTGGAGGCGATGCGTTTGGGGCCGGGCTGGAGCCACTCGTGCCACGCCATGCTGTACGCCGCAAACCCAGGGCAACTCTTCGGCCGCATCCCCATGCGCTTCTCGGTGCTG ATGCAGATGCGCTTCGACGGGCTGCTGGGCTTCCCCGGGGGCTTCGTGGACCGGCGCTTCTGGTCGCTGGAGGACGGACTGAATCGggtgctgggcctgggcctgggctgcCTGCGCCTCACGGAGGCCGACTACTTGAGCTCGCACCTGACCGAGGGCCCGCACCGCGTCGTGGCGCACCTGTACGCGCGGCAGCTGACGCTGGAGCAGCTGCATGCTGTGGAGATCAGCGCGGTGCACTCGCGGGATCACGGCCTGGAGGTGGGGGCCGCTGCCCGGGCCCCGCTCCCCGCCCCGGGGTTTGGCTCTGGCCCCGCGGAAGGCACTGATGG GTGCTGGGGCTCGTGCGCGTCCCACTGTACACCCAGAAAGACCGAGTCGGTGGCTTTCCCAACTTCCTGA